The following coding sequences are from one Primulina eburnea isolate SZY01 chromosome 15, ASM2296580v1, whole genome shotgun sequence window:
- the LOC140815030 gene encoding cytochrome b-c1 complex subunit 6-like, with the protein MSDEEPVDPKKEFEDRCKAPCTRPLKEYQACAKRIQGDESGHKHCTGQYFDYWRCVDKCVATKLFTHLK; encoded by the exons AT GTCGGACGAAGAGCCTGTAGATCCGAAGAAGGAATTCGAAGATCGATGTAAGGCGCCATGTACAAGGCCACTGAAGGAATATCAG GCATGTGCTAAAAGAATTCAAGGGGACGAATCTGGTCACAAGCACTGCACTGGGCAATATTTCGATTATTGGCGATGTGTCGACAAATGC GTCGCTACTAAGCTATTTACTCATCTCAAATGA
- the LOC140813688 gene encoding uncharacterized protein — protein sequence MAPSPSPHSPSPLRKLLRTDPKPKPVAAPLNSASSSSTTTIPLTEKRTRDQPNLSDCHCCGRRINHTNPKDRLQPLDSIWRIVLLCRKCRKKLNSGQVCPYCFKETEHSGNLFRCCVCQRKIHKDCAGEYRTCAPFCYLGVDLGFRVCVDCWVPDSLKNSIRTCGRSEDKDASKHNSEAKDSSETPVKDSYGHVEKVKMAINDKDQALKKATVAKNTANNGKLTFDFVRKKDMDEQKDASSDCSGKIKVVGDAELAFRLHRAMNSSPRILRDKCQVNSCSGDLKNGNLMNVLTCKRLVTGGDQSEDQSANSAEVERNTWTDKKNLYSDANELAVGPLMYKREKKRKTWQEIRSNDSTLPEQMNFKLQLEDSGTGRPIRWNSDIWEILVCVSSDQSGPCININRFGQDPVVYQRTRYRQTACKGNGRVECSSFDNRRATFESQSHQSDDITHELPLVDSGTVCVARCNTEVKLPIGNCDAENDRYNLKYTRTDRGFKCGEMVILPDRSCNAESHRYFVKYSKRIKCTKSGLTGPVSDAFLSEKQDFAPCLIDLHAGYSEKCDGELSLPLGGNDEELDRYFFKYVKRTKGSHSGSAVEANLHSDSELRTINLHQ from the coding sequence ATGGCACCCTCGCCTTCTCCTCATTCTCCTTCCCCTCTGCGAAAGCTTCTCAGAACCGATCCGAAGCCCAAGCCCGTAGCCGCTCCTCTCAACTCCGCTTCGTCTTCCTCGACCACCACAATTCCGCTGACCGAAAAGAGGACCAGAGACCAGCCCAATTTATCCGATTGCCATTGCTGTGGCCGCCGAATCAACCACACAAATCCCAAGGATCGCCTGCAACCCTTGGACAGCATTTGGCGCATCGTCCTCCTTTGCAGGAAATGCCGCAAGAAGCTCAATTCGGGTCAAGTATGCCCTTACTGCTTCAAAGAAACGGAGCATTCGGGTAATCTTTTCAGATGTTGTGTGTGTCAGCGTAAAATTCATAAAGATTGTGCCGGGGAATACAGGACTTGCGCGCCGTTTTGCTATTTGGGCGTAGATTTGGGTTTTAGGGTTTGCGTCGATTGTTGGGTTCCGGATTCACTTAAGAATTCGATTAGGACTTGTGGGAGGAGCGAGGATAAAGACGCGTCCAAACACAATAGTGAAGCTAAGGATTCCTCGGAGACGCCTGTGAAGGATTCTTACGGTCACGTTGAGAAGGTGAAGATGGCAATAAATGACAAAGATCAGGCATTGAAGAAGGCCACAGTCGCCAAGAATACTGCAAATAATGGGAAGCTCACTTTTGattttgtgagaaagaaagatatGGACGAACAGAAGGATGCGAGTTCAGATTGCAGCGGAAAAATTAAGGTTGTTGGTGATGCAGAGTTGGCTTTTAGATTGCATAGAGCGATGAATAGTTCTCCGAGGATATTGAGGGATAAGTGCCAGGTGAATTCGTGTTCCGGCGACTTGAAAAATGGTAATTTGATGAATGTTTTAACATGTAAGAGATTAGTTACAGGGGGAGATCAAAGTGAAGATCAGAGTGCTAATAGTGCAGAGGTTGAAAGAAATACTTGGACTGACAAGAAGAATTTGTATTCTGATGCTAATGAATTAGCAGTAGGGCCATTAATGTACAAGCGGGAGAAAAAGAGAAAGACATGGCAGGAAATTAGGTCTAACGACTCTACCCTGCCCGAACAGATGAATTTCAAGTTACAGCTGGAGGATTCTGGGACTGGAAGACCTATCAGGTGGAATAGTGATATTTGGGAGATTTTAGTTTGTGTCAGTTCGGATCAAAGTGGTCCTTGTATCAATATAAATAGATTTGGACAAGATCCTGTAGTTTACCAGCGAACTAGATACAGACAGACAGCATGCAAAGGAAATGGCAGGGTAGAATGCAGCTCCTTTGACAATCGAAGAGCTACATTTGAATCTCAGAGTCATCAATCAGATGATATAACACAtgagttgcctttggttgattCGGGGACTGTTTGTGTTGCCAGGTGCAATACTGAGGTAAAATTGCCAATTGGAAATTGCGATGCTGAAAATGACCGCTATAATCTGAAGTATACCAGGACTGATCGTGGTTTCAAGTGTGGTGAGATGGTAATTTTGCCAGACAGGAGTTGCAATGCAGAGAGTCACCGGTACTTTGTGAAGTACAGTAAGAGGATAAAATGTACTAAATCTGGTTTGACTGGACCAGTTTCTGATGCTTTTCTAAGTGAAAAACAGGATTTTGCACCTTGCTTAATTGACTTGCATGCTGGGTATTCTGAAAAATGTGATGGCGAGTTAAGTTTGCCACTTGGTGGCAACGATGAAGAACTCGACCGGTATTTTTTTAAGTATGTCAAGAGGACGAAAGGCTCCCACTCTGGCTCAGCTGTTGAAGCTAATCTGCATTCTGATTCAGAATTGAGGACAATCAACCTTCATCAGTAA
- the LOC140813713 gene encoding glycine-rich RNA-binding protein RZ1A-like, with translation MTDEVEYRCFVGNLSWSTSDRGLKAAFEKFGNLLEAKVVIEKETGRSRGFGFVTFDEKQAMEKAIKAMNGIDLDGRNITVDRSSSNQGSGRDYDDNRSRDRNRGRDHDRGRDFGRGRGGGGGGGGGGECFKCGKPGHFARECPSDGATGGRYGGRDDRYGGSGGSRGGSRYGPDRNGDRYSGHNRDNGGRGGGDRYGRDRAGPYDRRGAGGY, from the exons atGACTGATGAAGTTGAGTATCGATGCTTTGTGGGTAATCTCTCGTGGTCAACATCTGATCGAGGTCTAAAAGCGGCATTTGAGAAGTTTGGAAATCTTCTTGAGGCAAAG GTGGTTATTGAGAAGGAAACTGGGCGCTCCCGTGGTTTTGGATTTGTCACTTTTGATGAAAAGCAAGCGATGGAAAAGGCCATTAAGGCCATGAATGGTATTGATTTGGATGGTCGAAACATAACTGTTGATAGATCTTCTTCTAACCAAGGTTCAGGAAGAGATTACGATGACAATCGCTCACGTGACCGTAATCGAGGTCGTGATCATGATCGAGGACGTGATTTCGGAAGAGGacgtggtggtggtggtggtggtggtggtggtggagagTGCTTTAAGTGTGGAAAGCCTGGGCACTTTGCCAGGGAGTGTCCTAGTGATGGGGCTACTGGAGGAAGATATGGGGGCAGGGATGATAGATATGGGGGCAGTGGTGGTAGCCGAGGTGGTAGTCGTTATGGTCCTGATCGCAATGGAGATCGCTATAGTGGCCACAATAGGGATAATGGAGGTCGTGGAGGGGGTGATCGTTATGGTCGTGACCGTGCTGGGCCATATGACCGCCGAGGAGCCGGAGGTTACTGA
- the LOC140814042 gene encoding NAC domain-containing protein 104-like, protein MGDYSSFNGNLPPGFRFYPTDEELVVHFLQRKAALLPYHPDIIPDLDLYPYDPWELNGKAMGEGNKWYFYSRRTQLRVTGSGYWKSLGVEEPIYTSAGSKVGMKKYCSFYIGEPAEGVKTNWMMEEYRLSDSATSNRASRSRRNSKINDYSKWVVCRVYEDDDDGTELSCLDEVFLSLDDLDEISFPD, encoded by the exons ATGGGAGATTATAGCAGCTTCAACGGCAACTTGCCACCCGGATTTCGGTTCTACCCCACGGATGAAGAGCTTGTAGTTCATTTCCTTCAACGAAAGGCGGCGCTTTTGCCTTACCATCCCGATATCATCCCTGATCTTGATCTCTATCCTTACGATCCATGGGAATTAAATG GTAAAGCCATGGGGGAAGGAAACAAGTGGTATTTCTATAGTAGAAGAACACAACTAAGAGTGACCGGGAGCGGGTATTGGAAGTCACTCGGTGTGGAAGAGCCAATATACACGAGTGCGGGCTCTAAAGTTggcatgaaaaaatattgttcattttaCATAGGGGAACCGGCTGAGGGAGTCAAAACAAATTGGATGATGGAGGAATATAGGCTCTCTGATTCTGCTACCTCCAATAGGGCATCAAGATCAAGGAGAAATTCCAAGATTAAT GATTACAGTAAATGGGTCGTGTGCCGAGTGTATGAGGACGACGACGACGGGACGGAGCTCTCGTGCTTAGATGAGGTTTTCCTGTCGTTGGATGATCTGGATGAAATCAGCTTTCCAGATTAA
- the LOC140813516 gene encoding uncharacterized protein produces the protein MYSTFSGDFAKNGKVGDTTLRLDGFSYSVRETVTIGGIPSNSGGGGNCTNAPDDGCKLFLGLGPTPSIYSNEYSPSVHNKAKDANMFNQELSSQRDSILKLGLSGGTDVVSNVLEFSDSTQSPFDSTRLPDQISTDGCRLAAPVDDEGSTSAKKSGGYMRRLILAPRMEASEISLTQNKFLEIGVKSNIQLSQLSSEHSSISNYTMSAVTEPGSAAISSDHQGSNTKRCKFSGCTKGSRGATGLCIGHGGGQRCQKLGCNKGAESRTAYCKAHGGGNRCQHLGCTKSAEGKTDHCIAHGGGKRCGFAEGCTKAARGKSGLCIKHGGGKRCKVDGCLRSAEGQIGLCISHGGGRRCQFLACAKGAQGSTIFCKAHGGGKRCIFARCNKGAEGSTPLCKGHGGGKRCLFDGGGICPKSVHGGTNFCVAHGGGKRCAVAGCTKSARGKTDSCVKHGGGKRCKFENCDKSAQGSTDLCKAHGGGKRCNWGEGKCEKFARGKSGLCAAHSSLILGRETSKGGMIRPGLFHGLVPSSSTAKSSFENTCSSSGMSIISDSIDSSERPRKRQELIPPHVLVPLSMKTMSCFSGPLGSEKRVDEDGRKSLDFVVPEGRVHGGGLLSLLGGNLNNAVDEI, from the coding sequence ATGTATTCTACTTTTAGTGGTGATTTCGCTAAGAATGGTAAGGTCGGGGATACCACTTTACGATTGGATGGCTTTAGCTATAGTGTTCGTGAAACTGTCACAATTGGAGGCATTCCAAGTAATAGTGGTGGTGGAGGAAATTGCACGAATGCTCCTGATGATGGGTGCAAATTATTCCTTGGACTAGGACCAACCCCGAGTATATATTCGAATGAGTATTCACCTTCGGTGCATAATAAAGCCAAAGATGCAAACATGTTCAATCAAGAACTATCATCTCAACGTGACTCGATTTTAAAGTTAGGACTGTCTGGTGGCACGGATGTGGTTTCCAATGTACTCGAGTTTTCAGATTCCACTCAAAGTCCTTTTGATTCAACTCGTCTTCCAGATCAAATTTCTACAGATGGTTGTAGACTTGCTGCCCCTGTCGATGATGAGGGTTCTACGTCAGCTAAGAAATCGGGTGGATACATGAGGAGACTTATTTTGGCACCGAGGATGGAAGCCTCCGAGATTTCATTGACCCAGAATAAGTTTCTTGAAATCGGTGTGAAATCCAATATACAACTTTCGCAGCTTAGTTCTGAACATTCATCTATCTCAAATTACACCATGAGTGCAGTAACCGAGCCTGGAAGTGCTGCAATTTCTTCAGATCACCAAGGGAGCAACACAAAACGATGCAAGTTTTCTGGATGTACGAAAGGATCACGAGGAGCAACGGGTCTGTGTATTGGCCATGGAGGGGGCCAGAGATGCCAGAAGCTCGGATGCAATAAAGGTGCTGAGAGTCGTACCGCCTATTGCAAAGCTCATGGAGGAGGGAATCGGTGCCAGCATCTAGGATGCACTAAAAGTGCTGAGGGAAAGACGGATCACTGCATAGCACATGGTGGGGGCAAACGTTGTGGGTTTGCAGAAGGCTGTACAAAAGCAGCACGTGGCAAGTCTGGTCTCTGCATCAAACATGGTGGTGGAAAGAGGTGTAAGGTTGACGGGTGCCTCCGTAGCGCTGAGGGGCAGATTGGTCTGTGCATCTCTCATGGTGGGGGACGTCGGTGCCAGTTTCTCGCCTGTGCTAAGGGTGCTCAGGGAAGCACCATATTCTGTAAAGCACATGGTGGAGGGAAACGATGCATATTTGCCAGATGCAACAAAGGTGCAGAGGGGAGCACTCCTCTCTGCAAAGGGCATGGTGGGGGGAAGCGTTGCCTTTTTGATGGTGGAGGGATATGCCCGAAAAGTGTTCATGGTGGCACAAATTTCTGTGTTGCTCATGGCGGGGGAAAGAGGTGTGCTGTCGCAGGATGTACTAAAAGCGCTCGTGGGAAAACAGATAGTTGTGTCAAACACGGAGGTGGGAAGCGATGCAAATTTGAGAACTGTGATAAGAGTGCTCAAGGAAGCACAGACTTATGCAAGGCGCATGGTGGCGGAAAGAGGTGCAACTGGGGCGAGGGAAAGTGCGAGAAGTTTGCTAGGGGGAAGAGTGGGCTATGTGCAGCACATAGTAGTTTGATTCTTGGTCGAGAAACGAGCAAAGGTGGAATGATCAGACCGGGGCTCTTCCATGGTTTAGTACCCTCTTCTTCTACTGCTAAGAGCAGCTTCGAAAACACATGTTCTTCATCGGGCATGAGCATTATATCTGATTCTATCGACTCCTCGGAAAGGCCAAGAAAACGGCAGGAACTGATCCCACCTCATGTTTTGGTTCCTTTGTCCATGAAGACCATGTCCTGTTTCTCAGGACCATTGGGTTCCGAGAAGCGAGTAGACGAGGATGGAAGAAAGAGCTTGGATTTTGTGGTTCCTGAGGGTAGAGTTCATGGTGGTGGACTCTTGTCCTTGCTAGGGGGAAATCTTAATAATGCCGTCGATGAGATTTGA